CGGCGCCGTCCGTGTCGCCTTCGTCTGCAGTGGGGTGATGTCGTTCATCGCCTGGTACTGCTGCAGACGCGCCTGCATCGCGTGCCGTGCCTGGAAGTACTCGTATACACGCTGGTCAAACAGAATGGCCACGAAGCCGTCCGTTTCATCCGGGGCCTCCTCGTCATTGCCACTGTGTACCAGCTCCAGAGGGATTCCGTGCGCGCCTGCTtgcacggcgtcgtcgtccgccACCATCGTCTTCCCGCTGTTGCCACCAGTGCGGTGCGCGGCGACCAGGCGCCGGTATGCCGCGTCACAAAAATGCATGTCCTCCAGGAGAACTACAACGTCGTCGGTCATCGCCTTACGAAGCTCTCGCCTCGACGCTTCTGTTGTAAGCACAAAGTCATTGTCGTAGGCGTCCAAGATCTCGTTCACACGACTCTCCACCTGcccgagcagcaccagcagcaccacccgcTCATCCCCCTCATCGAACAAGCTCTGCGTCTGCGCGATTTTGCTCAGCTTCAGCTGTCGATACCCTTCTCTCAAGTGGTTCGACACGTTGCTCGACACTTGTTTGCGCAGTCGGAAGAGTCGCAGTTGCACATCTTTATTCTCGACGTGGAGGTTCTGAATGTCGCGCTGTAGTTGACGATGAATCGTGGCGGCCTCCTGCGCGTCTGCCTCCAGCTTTTGGCGAAGTCGTCGACACTCGTCAGTCACTTGGTCAAACTGTCGCCGAACTCGCTCAAGCTCCGCCTCGTACCAGGCGATTTGCTCATCCTTTTCCTCtacgcagcgctgcagaagaaCAAGGGATTCACCAGAGGTACTCTTGCCCAGGGCCGCGGTCAAGAATACCTTGGCGCGCCGGAGTGATTCCACCTCGTCAAAATAAGTCTGTGTCAGGCCGCTGTCCTTACGCAAGGATGAGCCGTCCTTCAGCCTCCTCAGGTTGTCGCCGTCggtgccctcccctctgtgTGGCTGTGTTCCTGTGATAGAGCCAGTGGTGTCACTGTTGTCACCCACAGCGTCATCGTTGCTTTGAGCAACGAATATGGACCGACAGAATTCGACGCGGAACAGTCGCAGCAAATCACCAATGAAGGAAGTGTTCGGCTGCGCTTGTATAATGCAACTGACTCGATCAAACAGCTCCATCGTTTTCAGTGTGCGGTTGAGCGACGGCGGATCATGCACTCCGCATGCCAGTAGCTCGCGCAGTTCCGTTTCgcatcgcagcagctgacTCCGCCACGACTCTACGGTGGGGTACAGGGAAGAGGATGACGACACCGGCTTCTCGGCGGGAGGTGCACAGGTGATCGCCATAAGCGCTTCCGCTGGTGATGGCGCTTCTCCAAGATTTACAAGACTGTCCCCTCCTGCCGCTGGACCCAAGGGGCTTGCGAGCGGTGCTGCGACGCGCGTCGGAAGAGGCCGAAGGCATCCATCGAGCGAGAAAGCGTTCTTCTTGTAGACACGCGCGGTCCGCGTTGTCCCAGTTGAGTGGATGCCCGGGGTCGTATGCCGTAGAGTCGGTAGCGCTCGCGTGCTGCGTTGCTGCGACATATTGACGACCGACGACGAATGTGCGGTGTTCGCTGGGTGCCTGAATGTATGCACTGGTAGAAGAGTTCTGGAGAAACATCGGTGACTTAGCACCGGTATCAGTGGCGGTAACAAGAGCAGCAGTAGAACACATGGCATACGTGTGAGTCATTGCTGTGGACGTGCGGCTCGGGGAGACACACCCACCAACGGTACGGTGTGCTCGAGTGGTTAGAGCTCAGTCACTTCTGCGAGCACTGGGCAATACAGAGAGAAGGTAGCCAGAAGGGTAGGGAGTTGGCTTCGCTGGAGAATAACGCGTCGACAGGAAGTAGTGCGAAATACACCCCTACGCGCGTAACAGACGCAACTCGAAACTTCAGGCGCCACGATCGCCAGCGATCACACTATCTCAATTGCccgttgtttgtttgtttgtttgtttcttcttcatTTTCGCCTTGTGACTTGGATGCATCACGGATAAGCTGTAAAAACAGCACATGTAGCGCCTGGCCAAGTGTAGAAGAGGAGCGAACGCGAAAacgaacagaaaaaaaaaagaaacagaagaacagcgccagcgctaCAGTGTTAACACATCCACCGTCATGAAGAGCCCGACACAGGAGAAGGGAAGTTCTTCCAGGGAGACGTCAACGCACTTGCCATGGACCTTGCTGTGGTGGGGTTTGGTCGTGTGATGGAAGGGTTTACCCACAACTCCTTCACCGGTAGCAGTAGCGCGAACAGGTTGTTTACGGCCCCTAGCACGACCAAAGGCAGCTGCAGATTGTCAATGCCATCCACGAAGCACTCGGTAAGCGTGCACGCAGCAATCATGGTGAAGGAATAGCAGGCAGGGCCCGTGATTGGAACCTCAGCGATCGCGAGAATCACTCCCCAAAAGATAAAGCCGCATACTAGTCCGCCCAGGGTGCCAGTGGTCGTCTTATGCGTGATGGACGTGTTAGCTCGCTCTGTAAAGAGGGCGTTCTTTAAGTAGCGTCCGAGTGTGCGTCGCGAGCTCAGAAACAACGAGCTCCCAGTGATCGCCGCGCACGCGTCTACGATGCCAAGCGACACAATGCCAGGAATGATGTTGATGGAGAGCTCGATAATGGCTGGGACCGGCGCACCATCGATGGACAGTTGTCGGTAGCGCATCATGAGTGAGATGCCAAGGCCAATGAGTAGGTACACATGGGTGCGTACGACGCCATCGAGGTGCTCACGGTCGTCGATGTGGCGGGCCATGAAGCGTGAAATGTACTGAGAACCATACACATTGTAGTACCGCGCCACCTCTATGAGCACGCATAAGCTGATGGCGGTGGAGAACGCAAATGCCATGAATGGCGGATCAATCATCGTTGCCGGAGTGAAagcgacgacagcgatgaaGTGGAACAGCTTGCGGCGCACCGTCGGTCGTACTCGCATGGACACCACATCGACGAGGTACACCGCGAATGGTAGAAGCGTAAGCCAGCATACAAGTGTCCACATACGGAAGCGGCTGGAGACAAGGTACGCGTAGAGCCAGCGCAAGACGTTTTCCCGAAACTGATAACTAATGACGAGGCCAAGGATGAGCCCGACCACCGCATTCGACACCCAGAAGATGACGGTGATGCGCTTGCGGCTCACACAGCGCCGAGACGACTTAGAGTTTTTGTTGGTCGGAATAAGACACCATCTCGACAAGACGGAGACGAGTATGAAGATATAGATGGCGCACAGGATCATGCCGCGGCTCGCGATGTGCGTGTACGACGTTTGGTACCCTGGCGCGttcagcgacagcaccgaCTCGCGGCCGCCGTCGACGCTAAGGTTGTTGTTGACACAAATATCGCAGAAGTAAAAACCAACGAGGGAGCCGATGAGAATCGCCTCGTTGTCGCCGACGACGGGCAGTAGCTTCAAAAAGAAAACGTATCCAGACACGACGTACGCGATGGCGCCGAGAGAGATGACCTTATCCTTCACGATAAAGTAGACTACTGTAAAACCGACGACGGCGTAGAGGAGCGTCTCTACAATTACGTTGCGGTCACGTGGTGACTTCCCCCGCTTCTCAGCCTTTGCCGCGATCAGGGACAGGTAGGAAAGCAACGTGGACGCATAAAACAGAATCGGCGAGTGGCCGAGATGCATCGCGTGATCGAGGCAACGCTCCGACAAAAAAATAAGTGGCATCAGCAGCCGACTCTCACCGTGCTCAGACGTAAGGGCAATGGTGCAGAGAACAAGAATGCTGCACGCCTGCATCCGAAACTGCGCCTGCCACGAGATACACGCTAGCAAAAacgaccacagcagcagcagcgtcgatgAGTACGAAATTTCAATTCGCCTCCGAGCACGCTCTGCGCTCGCGTCCGCCGTTGCAGTGGAACGCGCATTCGACACTGAGTTCCTCACATCCGCCGCCGGCAGCTTGCGGAAGTACATGGGATACTTCATCCGAATTGTAGATACAAGTGTTCGGGTATATGGTGTCCCCACTGAATGTGGgatcgtgtgtgtgtgggtgtgtgggggtgggggcggaggggggggggtatcgACCAAAGATGTGTGTGCAAGAATCCAGACAAGCAAAATCAAGTCATCCACAAGCTTCGGACAACAGAACAACAAAGGCGGCCAACACCGCACGCAGAGGCAACACAGGGGAGCGGATACGTTACGGCTTTCCCCCTTGGCTGCCGTACAGCACAGCTTTCGACTCGATGGGTGCCCAGAAGAAACTGAGATATAAAACGAACGACGCGGAAACGGcaatgaagaggagagacacCCAGAGCAGCAATCCATCAGGAAAACGACAGCAAGAATGGCGagagcgtcgctgccgcaatGCTTGCGCTTCTTGCGCCTCTCCAGAATACACCGAAtaagaggagggagacagagtTTACATCAAGCGATAAAAGCATGGCGCATTCCACTACGTGGTACCCAAGTCTTCCCGACAGGCCCGCTTCCTACTTCTGTGGCGGAGTAGACTAGTCAGACAGCCCTCCCCACTGGCGCCCTCGATACCGCCAACGCTCCCTACGCCATCCATGAGGATTCTGTTGTTTTGATGGCCTCACCAGGAAACACTACGCACGGAAAGGTAGACGTACGTATCCCTCCgattccccctcctccattccGTCACCCACGGATCCCGGCGTCGTGGCGCGACATCACGGGTGTAGGTAGGAGGAGAGTAAAGCGCTAAAAGTGATTCGGTTTCTCGAGCTCTGAAGTGAGTAAAAGAGAAAAGTAGAGGACGAGGCAAGCAACTGGAGTAGCGCGGCGAGTACGTTACCCCACTCCGCCACCTCATCCACTTTCTTTTCGACTATCCTTCCGTTTTATTCGCTCTTCGTGAACGTGCTGCAAGTCACTAAACaacacgcgtgcacaccAAATCCACAGAACGCCCTTTTGCCGGAGAGGCGACCTCAACCTCCGGTAGAAGGGCAGGGGGTgcgaggagagaaaacatgtgagcacacgcacgcgtagAGGAACGCTTGATCGCTGGTTAAGACAGCGCGCCAGTGGAGGGAAAATGCGCGCGAAGAGGGATGTCAACGCGGCATACGCGAATCTACAGATGTGGAGATCAAATGCAGGTCAGGAATGCTATCAAGTAGCACCGGGGTAGGCTGCTTGGTCCTTGTCACTGTCGGTCACTGGCGGTGCTCTCTCACACGAGTCTCTGTAACTCTCTTCCTGCCCAGGCTGGCTGTCCTTCTCCCCGGACCCACTTTTCGCTTTCCGCTGTGGTTGTCGCCACAGTAACATGGTGCTGCCTGCGCTGATCCGTGCAGTCGCCAAAAAGCGCCCTTGGGGGAAGACAGGCGCGCTCCACACGACGAGAAGGTCAGTTGGAGGAAAGGCGCCCCCGTAGAGGGGCCAACAAGAGAGTAACTGTCAGTGTCGTAAACGACAAGACGGCgcagggaaggagagagtgagagtaCGGGTGTGGCACGCAGCGAGCTGCAATCGTGAGGAGGAAATAAgtagaaaaaaaacagcgaGCCGAGAAGCAGAAATAACCGCCGCCAAAGACCGAccgacagacagagagagagcgcgtgtGCGAGTACGCGTGAGGTTGGAAGAGAAGATAGCGACACCCACCGTCCAGAGCAGCACATCCACACGGATAAAACATGCGCCAGCAGGAAGAAACGATGTGAGAATCCTCTAGGTAAAGGGGCAGAGGAATGGGTacgggggagaagagagaccaAGGAGAAGGCAAGATCGCAAAGGGAACTCAGTTCCACTGTGCCTCACAGACAGCGGCAGTAGCCTCACAACGCCTTCCAAGCACAAATGTGCGGCCACAGCCAAGGAAAGCGCACCAGTGCACCGACGTGCATACAACACCACAAcagaagcgcagagagagtgTTCCACGAAGAAGGCCAGCACAAACGTGAAAGAGAATccaaaaggagaagagcacagaaATGCGAACAAAAATCCCCAGCGATAGTTGTCGCTTTATTGCTGTTGCTCTGATGAGACGTGAAGGATGCAAGACCCTGTCGGTGTTCCGGTAAAAatgggtaggggggggggtcgggAGCAACAACAAATACACGCACTGGCATCCTCACCCTCGCATCGGCATCGCTACAAAACACCCAGACTGGCAGGCAAACCAATAAAGCGACCGGGCAACTCGATAGCGGGACCCCCGTAGATTGTGGCGCACTCCATAGCAAACAAAACGCAACGCGACCGCCACAGCAggtgggaaaaaaaaacgtctCGTCACTTCCTCTTtgtctcttcttttttttttttgcgctaGTGGCGTAGCGCCTGCGGTTCAGGCTGCGGTGCAGTTCGTTccggaaagaaaaacaaccCCGTGTGCGCACGC
This DNA window, taken from Leishmania panamensis strain MHOM/PA/94/PSC-1 chromosome 34 sequence, encodes the following:
- a CDS encoding dolichol kinase, putative (TriTrypDB/GeneDB-style sysID: LpmP.34.2780), yielding MQACSILVLCTIALTSEHGESRLLMPLIFLSERCLDHAMHLGHSPILFYASTLLSYLSLIAAKAEKRGKSPRDRNVIVETLLYAVVGFTVVYFIVKDKVISLGAIAYVVSGYVFFLKLLPVVGDNEAILIGSLVGFYFCDICVNNNLSVDGGRESVLSLNAPGYQTSYTHIASRGMILCAIYIFILVSVLSRWCLIPTNKNSKSSRRCVSRKRITVIFWVSNAVVGLILGLVISYQFRENVLRWLYAYLVSSRFRMWTLVCWLTLLPFAVYLVDVVSMRVRPTVRRKLFHFIAVVAFTPATMIDPPFMAFAFSTAISLCVLIEVARYYNVYGSQYISRFMARHIDDREHLDGVVRTHVYLLIGLGISLMMRYRQLSIDGAPVPAIIELSINIIPGIVSLGIVDACAAITGSSLFLSSRRTLGRYLKNALFTERANTSITHKTTTGTLGGLVCGFIFWGVILAIAEVPITGPACYSFTMIAACTLTECFVDGIDNLQLPLVVLGAVNNLFALLLPVKELWVNPSITRPNPTTARSMASALTSPWKNFPSPVSGSS